The sequence below is a genomic window from Gopherus evgoodei ecotype Sinaloan lineage chromosome 9, rGopEvg1_v1.p, whole genome shotgun sequence.
TTTCTTCAAATTAATAAACCCTTTCTCTtaaacagcagcaaaaataaaaagccaaattATAAAGTCGTTTAAGATAAGGAATATTCCTAACAAAGCAGACCTCCTGTAAACAAAAGCATTTCAATGGTCAAGAGGGACAGTGATCTTTTCATCCAATgggaaaaaagtttttaaataaaattacaagtTATAGATGCTAATTTAAGCCCTAATCCTACAAACATgtaagtatatgcttaactttactcacgtGAGTCAAGTTAATCACTACATTTGCTTGCAGGATCACAGCCTTAATTGTATACATCTAAAAGCATACTGCATTTTAACTATTTTATACTAGCTGGGATTTCTATTATGTCATTTCTGCCACAGGTTATTGTCAGTTCAAAGTGGCTAGCGCAATCAAAAAAATTTCTGCCAGTTATAAAAGTAATTCCACAGTGCAATGTATTTTTAGATTTCTCAGGAATTTACATCTATAACTTGTAATATTTTAGTTATTTTGCCTTTACAATTTCAATACTGGTTAAGCAAAGCTAGTTCTGAGTAGTGTAAATCAACCTCTTTTCTAACTAAAGAGCATGGATTAACTGGATTTGTTTTGCTGTAAACATTTTAGAGCTGCAGAATTATGTAACATTATCCAGCAGGATGGGATAATTTTCTCATTTTTCAGCCATCATTTATGCACTGTGGTAATGGACTAAGTCTCGCTTCACAGGTTTCTCTGTGTAGTCAATACCTGGATCCAACTGTGGTCAGTCCAGTGGTTTCCTTACACCTTCACTCTGGAGAAACACTTTCTGTATGATTACTCATTCTAATAGATATCAAGCTCTTATCCCAGCTGGAAGAGTGGCTTGCAAAGAGGCGAATATCAATCATGCTCATATAACCAGCTGACAGATCTTGTTGACACTAGCCCTTTTTCCCCCTAAGATGCCTGTGTATTACCACTGATGCAGCCCTACAGGTGGTTTCAATACAGGGAGCACTATCTTAAACAAGAAGGTACATGCAGCTGCCTGCATTGTAAATGAGCAGATCTAGACCTGCTTTGAgcaaaaagttaaaattaaatatgGTGACTGGTCTACTTTAGTGCCCTCACATTGTCATCTACAGCATTGGTGGTGTTGATGCTGCGAAATTTAGGGAAAGAGGCTACTGTGAATATTCTCTTAGAAAGCAAATAAGTTGAAGAGTCCACCTCCTAGAACATGACAAAGCTCCACTAAAAATGACAGACTCCTTGTCATTTCCAGCCTTTGTTTTGCATTTCTGCTGCTATGCCACTGGGTGAAAATTTTAATTCAAGCATTCTGAAGTGATTTTATGACCCTGTTCACACTGGAACTAATATCAATGTCAAACAGCTCTCAAAATAAGAGACAACCACCACTTGCATCCACATCTACCAGTATCCAAGCAGCTACCATGGCTTTGGCTACTGGAGTTGCTAACAAATACCTGTCCATAAAGTATGCGGAAACATTGTTACAACGAGACTAACACAGTGTGGAGTccttctcccagaactggacttTAGAGGTTTTGGACATGGTTATGAACTATCAGATTACAAGCAGTGGTGGTGGTCCGGGTCTTAATAGCACCTACTTCTAGCTTAACCTTCAGTTTACAAGGCTATCTGTTCATGTTAAAGAGGCAAGATTAATATATGAAATAGATTTGGTTGAAGAGAAAGATACAGATTTTCTATTTTAACACTGACTTCTTCACATGGCCACAAGACAAAGATCTATGCTTGAAACCAATTAGATTGAGAGGACAATTTAGTGGATGCTTTGTAATTCTCTTAATAAATGTTTCATCTTTACATGTTACTATCAATATTTTCACCCTATCCCTTCTTTGTGCGGTCTACCCTTACTTTTAGCTCCTCACATCTTTCTCTGTTAGTGCTCAGGTTTGTACAAAGTTGGCTTCTTCAATTTTTTGAATAATCTGAACTAACTACATTGACAGACTTCCCTTGAGTTATTTAATGGAGACGTTTAACTTGTCTTCCTTCTTGAAAAATTAACTAGGGAGACAGAAGTGTATTTTTGAAAGATACAACTGGAAGGCCATACTCAATACATGTGCTCTTAGTTTACCAATGACTGATTGGAGTGTTTAAAAATACCACTTCAGAAAGtgttttcagattaaaaaaaatagttaatttcaaaatattgctGTAGTTGAAGCAGTGTTGCAGAAGTTATTAATGTACCTTCACGTAAATTCCTGTTCTAAACAGAGCTCGTGTATTACCTGAAAGCACCAGTTAGAAAGACAGTGTGCATGCCATCCCCCCCAAATGTTGTGCAGGATTTAGGTAATCTCAAGAGAACAAAATGTTTTAGCAAGCTTTCATCACTAGCACCATTTGTggcttattttgatttttaaagagtCATTTTGCTGAACTGCATTCAGAAATGGGGACCATTTGACTAGTTTACTCAGACTTTTTTAAATTGCCATCATACCCTTCTACTCATGGTCAAAACTatcacttccttttgtttgaaaAGTGCTATTTATGGATGTTTAAGTGGCGCATCAACTGCAAGCTGTTGCCTTGAAATGATGTGCCCTAATTTACACACtggttttcaaatggaaaaatgcAATTAACAAGGATTATTGACAAATTCTATACTCCCAAGTTCAATTACTTTTCACAGGCTTTTCAATATCTAAAAAACGAAGTCAGTTAATATCTATTCAAGATTTAAATCCCTTGAATAAGGAGTGTAAAAATACAGGGTGCAGTATGTGGAAACTAATACAGCAATAGAGGTTATTCTGATAAAGTTCCTGAGCAGAATAATTTGGGACCTAAAAGCTATTCACATTTTAATCTTACCTCTTTTCATGTTATACTTTATGTATATTTTGGATAAACAGTTAAAAGTTGTCACTCCATTTTGGCTCAGTGAATCTCTATGCAGATATTCAAGTATTAGGAAAATGCAGCTGAACAGGGATATGTGTCCTCATACCGTAGTTTGCAAAGAAGCATAATGTTAATTATTTTACAATATAGTCTACCCAAAAATCTAGAGGAAAAGCTTTTGACTTTTGGATCTGTTGCCTGCTTCCAAAGGTGATGAAGGTCGTCTACATGTCCATGAGAGGTTATCATTTTGTTATAGATGCAGGGATGATATGGAGCCTTTCCTTCCCCAGAAAAGAATACATGATATTGTGGTACAATTCCCATTTTATTGGCACAGAGACCCATGAAAACATCATCTATATAAAGACTTGTATTAAGGGTCTGTGAAGCCTCATATACTTTAGCTGCTACATCACTTGATATTACATATGCGGCTCCAGCTGTGTAGTCAGGATAAGAGAGCCACTGGTACATTTCATATGGAACATAGTATTTGCTAGTCTTATCTCTTACGGGAGGAGCTCCACGATGGACACGCCCAATCCAGATATCTTGAGCGCCAATTTCCACTAGACTTTGGAGATACGCAACAAGATTTGGCATGTGAATAAAAATATCATCATCTGCAGACATGATGAACTTGGCATGTGGGCAGTATGCATTCACCCATCCAAACTGCAAAAGTAACTTAAGGGTAAGATTGTGAAAAGTATCCAAGAAGTCTTGTTGGATCAAATCATTATACTTCTGGTCTTCCATTAGAAGTTTTCTTTGCATCTGTGCTCTCTGCATATGATCTGCTGGTCGTCCTAAAGCAAAAACAGTTTTAATGTTGGCATTAAGATGAGAATATACATATTTTTCATTACCCCAGGTTTGTCGAATTGCATCTCGCCGATGCCGGTTTTCTGGAGAAGTCTTTACAAACAATAGAAGGAGGACCTCTTGCTGTTGACATTTCTCCTTGTGGTTGATCAAATATCGGTATCTTGCTACCCTGTCCAGGTTTTCCCTGCTAAGGGACAGGCTATCATTCACAAAGTTGTAGCTATTTATGAGGTATCTGTAAGAATAGGACTTCATATGGCTCACAATATGATTATCCAGTGGTGTCCAGAAAATCATGAGAGACAGTACAAAGCAAGTGGCAAGTATCTgcacaaattggcattttctgactttCCTGGAACTAACAAACATTCTGAGGCCGTCCCTTTAATTCTTGTTCCAGTTAAGGATCAGTGTGTTTAGGGTGGTGGTCTTTTTGTTTGAAAGCATAGAATCTCCCTTTCACAAGAGATGTCCATTGGAATGCATGTGGCCTTTTGTACAGTATCCTTATAATGTCAGTTATGTGCACAGATTCACAAGTCATCtgtttttaaaagccattttgcTAGGAGTGAAAGAATGCAGAAGCGTTTAAAGGACACCACCACCTGCAGAGCAGATTTTTTCCTCTGCACCATCTTTAGCTGAAACAAACTGCACACTTCCAAACTGATGTTTTCTTACATACTCCTTTGCTTCAGAGAGGCGGAGATCTATCAaaggtgggaagggaaaaaaaaaactgttttagtAAGGACCTAAAAGCAATTATATATACAGATTCAATTGTTCTTTTTGGAAGCAAGTTATGAGTAGAGAGCCATGGTCTTTGTGCACATCTAGAGCAGGGAGAACCACCCTCTACATACATTCAACTGTCACAAGAATGAAAAGGTCAGAGAAagcaaaaatgatacacatggAGGGTTCCTAAAAAGACAGCCATCTTCACCTGGAAGGCTtatcagttcccagagacttttAGGGGAGGGAAATCACATCCCCCACTTCCAGGCTCTATACAGGTCTCATTCTTACATCTACCCCCATGTAGCTGCTCACTGTTGGTTACATGGATctcttaaaaagaagaaaaactgatttgattatgggggggaggggaagagatagcAAAATTGCTGTCAAAAGCACCTTCAAAGGCGCAAAGTAAACTTGGAAAATGGGAAGATTTCCTCTCTAACCTTGCACTTACACCCTTACAAAAGTTCTCAACAGTAAGAGGGAAAAGAGATTCAGACAGAAATGTGACTTTTAGGCTAGCAACTATTGGGGGTCAGAAGTCTGATTACAAATTGTGTCTTTAGATAGTGAACGCCTTCCAAATACCTGCGTTCTTTGCTACCTTCCACATGCAAAGCATGCCCTTAGGCTTCTGCCTGTTACTTTATCCAGCCTGAATCAAGCCAGGGTTTTTCCAGGCACAGGGACAGCAAGGCGACCCTTAGGCACTGGGGTTTCTTTTAAATCTAGATCAGAGCAGGGTGCTAAACACTCCTACCCTCCCTGCACTGAGGACATATAAAGGGTTAACAGCCCCACCCAAGGGCCCAAGGCAGGATGGGTCACAGACACCCCTGGGGGCACAGGCCTAGtgggaggctggcagggggcatCGCGCCTGCTGGGGAACACGCCTGGGCCGGCACCCCCCGCCCTGCACGCTCATGGGGCTGAGGGAAATGGGGGTGATTGGACTGTGTTGGGGGGCACAGCGAGGCGGGGCGCGATGGGGGCCGCGGGGCGGGACAGCCCCGGGCAGAGCGCGGGAAAGGGGCGCCCAGGCGCCGCTGAGGCGGCGGCGGCTCGTGCTGCAGGTCCCCGCGGGGGCTCCTCACCGCCGCCCCGCAGTTACCTCCGCTCGGGCTGGGAGGGGCGTTTCCGGTGCCGCTGCCCCCCGCCGCACCCAGGGGACAGCGTTTCCGGGGGCGGGGTCCTGCACGCACctgagaagggggagggagggtgcacAGTGAGGGGGGGTGCACAGCCCTCCCTCCCCGCGCGGGGCTCGCCGCCCCCCCTTAGAGCCTGGCCAGCCAGGCTTCAGCTCCGTCCTCCCCCCGCAGCACTAAGGGGTGCGGCCCCCCAGctccggcggggggaggggactgcctgtctctcccTTAGGGGAGGCAAGGCCCGGCCTTGTAATAAGCATGGGGAAGGTGTGTGATGTGTGGGGAGCGATTCCTGTGCTGCTGGAAGAGTGAGGCAAGGGCTGCACACACTTGTAACGTGCCTTGCACCGTTCAGATTACAAGTATCAGTATCCAACCTTGTCCCCTCACTTTATTCAAGATCTATGCCTcctttgggaggggggagggggaagagagtccTAAACCTGCAAAGCCAGCCCTACTCACTGATCCAGcaaggctagggtgaccagatgtcccgattttatagggactgtcctgatttgggggtctttCTTCAATAGGttattacccctcaccctctgtcccaatttttcacatttgctgtctggtgatCCTAAGCAAGGGATAAGGGGACCTCAGCTACCTGGCAACCTAGAGACGTGGTAGGAGGCATGAACTGGCCTAGATAGAGTGCTTTCAGAGGTAGCAACTATCCACTACCCTAGTAAAACTTCATCAAGCACCAGGTTTCTACACGTGGATGttgcttttgttcattttaagttTATGCATCTCCAGTCATCTACAAGTCtataaagtttttaaaagcaatttagtAGTTGCCACTGGTGTCAAACATTGCTGTTCCTTTAATAAAGTTTTAAAGCATAGTAAGCTtgcccactctccctcccccccccatgaatgatttttttttaaatggagagaaaTTGGTTATATGATTTCtctcatatatacatatatatatatatacacatatacatatacatatatatatatacacatatacatatacatatacatatatacacatatacatatacatatacacatacatatacacatacatatacacacacacacacacacacacatacaaacaaaaCAGACTGAGTAGGTAAGCGGTTCCAGTTCGTCACCACTGAtatcaaaacaaataaaaggctAACCATTAGATAAATCAAGCCACCTAGCAATCCAACAAAGAGGGTGCTCATGCCATTAAGATTTACCAGTTCTAAATTCCTTTTTGAGATTAATGTAAGATTCCTCCACACTAACCAAATCACATCACAAATGCAGCCTCCTAAAGTGGAGTTAATTATTTCTACTCCTGCAAGCGTGCATTATTACTACCTGGGACACGTGTATTTTGCATCTCAACATTCATGCCCTGAGCTGACAGAATAGATACCACAGTGTGGACAGTCACTTGCCTCTTAGCTAGAAGAAAACTTGGAACAATTCCATGGCTTAGTTTCTGATGGAAAGGCCAGGTTGCTAAATCATAGCCCGGGGTCGTAGAACTAAGGCTTGCAGACTGTGGTGCACAACAGAACAGCTGTATGAGCAGTCTGATAAATAAACCAATCAGCACTTTTTATAGCATCAGTTTAAACCCTTTTTATTTTGGATACATAAGTTACACAATGCACCTCCACTGAGTTAAAAACTCAGCAACTCTCTACAACAGAATGCCATTGGAAGGCTTACTCTTATTTCAGTGGGTAAGCAGAATGCACATGAGAAGCTGGAGGGTCACCGAAATCCAGATATTAAATGagccagggcttaaattcagatggagctgtccagagcagagctccagtaaatattttaaattgtcccGCAGTTTTTAATAGCatagaggggtgggggtggggtgcatagggagagaatccaggaaaTACTCAAAGAATTTAAGCCCAAAATGAACTGGTTGGTGGTTGTGTTgttttgcttggggtgggggttgaCAGGGAAGAAGTGGTTTCTGTAAAGTAGCAATAAGCCATTTATAATCGTTTTCTCATCAACTGGCAACATTTTGCACAGCATACTGCATGCTTTATCAGGACAGGAAAACCTTCTTTTTCTTCCTCAACTCTTCTCGCGCAATTAATATACAGGCTGAATAGAAACTTCTTGTTGACATATACTTCAGCTATCACCATGGTGACAAGACTAGATTTTTGTAGTGTAAAAAAACCTTTTGCCCACTTCCCTcttctggggcggggcagggcggggcgcGAAATGTAACCCTAAGTAgcttaagcagatttttttttttattgaaaatagtGTTGTTAACTAACTGTGCAAGAATCTAAAGTTAACCCAGAGCACGAACAATTTATGTACCAGTGAGAAGCCCTTCTGGTGAATATGGGAAATTCAAGTTGCCATTTCCGGGAGAGTTTAAGTTTTCATAAACAAACAGTTACTCAAATAACCCTTGAGACAATGGCATTGCCTTGTCATCAATTTTGCCAGCTTGGTGTCTGTTTACCAAGCAGCAGCCTGAGAATACCACTATTTAGGTTGGAAAAGTGATGGTGAAATGGACCACTTGCAAACAAGGAACTGTCAAAgtcaatttcatatttaaaacgTTAACATTTCAATTTCAAACCAACATTAACTGAAGGTGGAGgacccagccctcccccccaaaaaagtaagTAGCAgaagcttctccctccctcccatccccttcaCAATAGTCAGGAGGCTCTGGAATTGAATAGACAAAACAGCTTCTCAGAAAGCTaacagggtcaagctgcagatGCTTACTAACCAGAGCCACATATGAAAACCCAGGGGCAGCACCCTAGAAGAAGTCCCAGAACCTATTTCCTAAGAAGCTAGTAGGGCAGAAGTATACTGTGGAGGGGCTGAGTTTAATCCTTTTCTTGCAGGTGGGTGGCTCTCCCACATCTGTATTTTCTATGTACAGGAGAGGCAGGTTTAGTCCTCATGCTAGTAGAATTTTCAAGACTACTCTTGCTACAAAGTAGATCAACTTCAGTTTAGATTGTTGGGCAGCTCAGTGCTGTAGTGGATCAGAGTTCAGGTCTTGAGTTATGTTAACCAATATGCGGACACTATGGAGCCAGTCA
It includes:
- the B3GNT5 gene encoding lactosylceramide 1,3-N-acetyl-beta-D-glucosaminyltransferase; the protein is MFVSSRKVRKCQFVQILATCFVLSLMIFWTPLDNHIVSHMKSYSYRYLINSYNFVNDSLSLSRENLDRVARYRYLINHKEKCQQQEVLLLLFVKTSPENRHRRDAIRQTWGNEKYVYSHLNANIKTVFALGRPADHMQRAQMQRKLLMEDQKYNDLIQQDFLDTFHNLTLKLLLQFGWVNAYCPHAKFIMSADDDIFIHMPNLVAYLQSLVEIGAQDIWIGRVHRGAPPVRDKTSKYYVPYEMYQWLSYPDYTAGAAYVISSDVAAKVYEASQTLNTSLYIDDVFMGLCANKMGIVPQYHVFFSGEGKAPYHPCIYNKMITSHGHVDDLHHLWKQATDPKVKSFSSRFLGRLYCKIINIMLLCKLRYEDTYPCSAAFS